One genomic window of Salvelinus namaycush isolate Seneca chromosome 22, SaNama_1.0, whole genome shotgun sequence includes the following:
- the LOC120017526 gene encoding rab11 family-interacting protein 2-like — MSLAKQSQTWFPTHVQATVLQATDLQAKGKHGTNDAYAIIQLGKEKYSTSVAEKTLNPAWREEASFELPGLLLEGNPEIYELCLIVMHRSLVGMDKFLGQSTINLNDIFDNKERRRTDWYSLDSRPGKKRKERGKIQVGIQFMRNNMTASMFDLSVKDKPRSPFTKLKDKMKGRRHDGGLSDTTSAILPRSAMCDSETLRQPSASDHQPQPEPKIKRHLLAGSHTLSAARSMSDLIGTHFRPKLDSRNSMEQLEKGSGAAPHRRSQGEVPGYQDSEGHGDPFTHISDGLPQKYATLPRNRNPFEGEQGQLWDRGEKKEKKEKVSLLERVTGKKEGRKTNNGGRSGSSGDLRSSNPFSSDSQGDTQPTNPFLSHYKGSDKNPTTNGDIRKARENHGKKNETMQTSVASYSNLSFDEVVQELIKQKGVVKKKDAHIRELEDYIDNLLVRVMEETPSILRTPYEPKRKAGKISKKN; from the exons ATGTCACTAGCAAAGCAGTCACAAACGTGGTTCCCAACTCATGTCCAAGCCACTGTTCTCCAAGCAACTGACCTACAAGCTAAGGGTAAGCATGGCACCAACGACGCCTACGCTATCATCCAGCTGGGCAAAGAGAAGTACTCGACATCTGTGGCAGAGAAAACACTCAACCCAGCGTGGAGAGAAGAAGCCTCCTTTGAActgcctggtctgcttctggAGGGCAATCCAGAAATCTATGAATTATGCCTTATCGTGATGCACAGGTCCCTGGTGGGGATGGATAAATTCCTGGGCCAGAGTACCATCAATCTCAATGATATTTTTGATAACAAGGAGCGAAGGAGAACAGA CTGGTACTCCTTGGACTCCAGGCCAGggaagaagaggaaggagagagggaagatcCAGGTCGGCATTCAGTTCATGAGGAACAACATGACGGCCAGCATGTTTGACCTCTCCGTAAAGGACAAGCCCCGCTCGCCCTTCACCAAACTCAAGGACAAGATGAAGGGGCGCAGGCACGACGGTGGTCTCTCCGACACCACCTCAGCCATCCTGCCCCGCTCCGCCATGTGTGACTCGGAGACCCTTCGCCAACCCAGTGCATCTGACCATCagccccagccagagcccaaGATCAAGAGACACCTACTGGCCGGCTCCCATACGCTCTCTGCAGCCCGCTCTATGTCTGACCTCATTGGCACTCACTTCCGCCCCAAGCTGGACTCTAGAAACTCCATGGAACAGCTGG AGAAAGGGAGTGGTGCCGCCCCTCACCGGCGCTCCCAGGGCGAGGTGCCAGGCTACCAGGACAGCGAGGGGCACGGTGATCCTTTTACTCATATCAGCGACGGCCTGCCGCAGAAGTACGCCACCCTCCCACGCAACCGCAACCCGTTCGAGGGGGAGCAGGGCCAGCTGTGGGACCGAGGGGAGaaaaaggagaagaaggagaaggtcAGCCTGCTGGAACGTGTGACCGGGAAGAAGGAGGGACGCAAGACCAACAACGGGGGGCGTTCGGGCAGCTCTGGAGACCTGCGCTCAAGCAACCCCTTCAGCAGCGACTCTCAGGGCGACACCCAACCAACCAACCCCTTCCTCTCACACTACAAAGGAAG CGATAAAAATCCCACCACTAATGGAGACATCCGAAAGGCAAGAGAGAACCACGGAAAGAAAAAT GAGACAATGCAGACGAGCGTGGCTTCCTATAGCAACTTATCTTTCGACGAGGTGGTGCAGGAGCTCATCAAGCAGAAGGGGGTGGTGAAAAAGAAGGACGCGCATATCCGTGAACTGGAAGACTACATTGATAACCTGCTGGTGCGCGTTATGGAGGAGACGCCGAGCATCCTACGGACACCCTACGAGCCCAAGAGGAAAGCGGGGAAAATCTCCAAAAAGAACTAG